TCCAGATGTCTCTAACTCTACTGAGTGAGCAAAATTAAATCACAACCTCCCCTCCTCACCCCGGGCACAAAAAGAGGATAAACACCGCTACTCTGAGTGTTGTCAAGATCGCAAGGGGTAAAGGATGGAAAAGGAAATTGTAAGGCGCCGAACATAGGCAATTTATGTTTTTAGAAAGTGAGCATTTCCAGGGCAGACCTCCACGGAAGGCCGCTTCTTCTCCCTAGAGAAAGCCAATCCAGACCCCTACGCGCCGCGGGGCCGCGCGGCAGGACCCTCCCGCCCCGTTCCATTCCCGTCCGCGCCGGCGCCGCGGGCGGGGGAGTCACTGGCTCTTCGGCGGCCAGCAGCGGGCCCGCGGCGCCGCACGCGTCCGGCCGGTTAAGTCTCCGCTTCGGCCCTCACTGGGCCAGCTCCGACCGACTGGCCAGAGACGCCGAACTAGGTGCCCTGAGGAGCATTACGCACCGCGGGGAAGGGGCCTCCGGGCTGACGTCTGAAACTCCCTGAGAGGTGCCCGCGGCCGCCGGGCTCCCGGAAACGTCGCGCCCTTCTCTCTACTCCGGGAGGCGGGGCCCGCCGCACTTCCGCATACGTTATCAGGAGGCGCCCGTCGCCGAGCTCACAATTGGACAGCTGGGGCGAGGCATGCTGGGATACCGCGGGGTCGGTCTCCATAGCAACCGGCCGACATTCAAGCAGGCCTTCAGCAGCCGCGCGAGACCCTTGTGGTTTCCTTGCTTTGCGGTCGGCGCCCCTTGGGCCGcagctcctccccccccccactccggTCCCCCCCCATCCCTCGCGTGGAAGGGAAGAAGCCAcgaccccaccccctgcccgccGGGTTCAGGAGAGTCATGGAGGCAGCCGTAGGTGTGAACACTCGTTTATTTACACATGGTCGGTGGTAGGCAAATAACCCAGCCCAGCCTATTGGAGGGCACAGGTCGGGCAGAGAACCTGCAGacccttcctttctccagaggTCCCGAGGGCGGAGGCGGCTGGAAGAATCAGGAAGTTTAGGATTCTGCCCAAAAGCTAAGAACTAAATTCAGTGCCTTCACCTGATTTCTTCCCCCAAAAGTCCATGTTGTTAAGTACTCAGACTTCTGAGTTCTGCCCCATTCATACTTTTCACTCTCCTACTGCCCACCCACCCCAgattgttaataataataataacaataatactgtaataatattaataatacttcACATTTGTACGAAGCTTACAGAATGGTTCACATATAGCATCTCATCTGAGCCTCCCGGCAGTTCTGTGAGGTAGGTATGTTCACCTCCCTTTTTACAGACGGgataactgaggctcagagaggaaatgggatttgctcaaggccacacagctagttagTGGTAAagccaggacttgatcccagcaccccgtaTTCAAGTCCAGTGTTCCAACATCACAGCTACCACTGTAAAGTGGAGTGACATTTCTTCCCCCTGTCAGGCCTGAGGGACAGCCTAAGGAGGGAAGAGGCTGAGACTTCTCTGACTAGGGGAGAGAAAGGCTCAGCAGTGACGAGGGGAGTCGGGGTACTTGGCCTTCAACTCCTGTTTGAACTGGCGGTAAAGGATCTTATTGTGCTGATTTTCGGCCTCCTTTTGGGGATGGAACTTCAAAGCTTCCTTGAAGCCCTTATGAACCAGGAAACCTTCGTTGAGCACCTCGAAATCAAATCCTGCCACGTGCAGCTCACAGGCCTGTTGGGGGAGAGACAGGTCAGTGAAGCTGGAGGCTGCTGGGGCCGCCACTGACCTCCCTAAAGCCCCTCTCCAGCATTCCCGCTCCTCCGGAGACATCCTGGGTCCTCCACACCATCCAACCACTTCGTGAACTACGAGTGTCCCGCCTCATTGCCTCCTTTCCATCCAGGACCACTCATAGCTCCCAGAGCCCACCACTCCTCCTGCCCCAtgtcccctgccctctccctttgGGCACCTGGCTGATCCGATTGAAGCCATACTGGCGAAAGCGCTCGTCGAAAGTGGGCACCTTGCCTCCGGCCACGTAGAATGGTTCCCAGGGGTCCTGCCAGGGCACCACATAGGCAGGCCTCAGCAAGCTCTCTTCTGGCAGGTTGACCCAGCGGGAGTAGTTGGTGGGCGCTTGGCAGGGCGTGCACAGCCCATAATAGAAGGGCCGCACCTCGCCCACTTGGTAGAGCTGCAACAGCTCGTTCTTGTTCGTGGGCATGCGGCGGGCTCGGCGGATCTCGAAGGCGGGCACCACCAGTGCTGTGCCCGCCCACTGCTTGCTCTGATCCAGCATTTCCCGAAGGCCCCTCCACAGCCCCTCACTGGGCACCATGTCCACATCGATTACCAGGGCATAGTTGGCCCCTTCCCGAGCCAGATTCCTCAGCAGGTTATTGGGATAGGAGACATTGGTGCCCAGCGCATAGTTGATCCCGGGCTGGGCCACCCTGGCTAGCTTGTCAAAGACCTCCTGGCAGGACCGCAGCAGGGCAAACTCCCCCGGCTCCCGGGGATCAGGCACAGCGGCCTCATAGCGCGAGGGGCACACAAGGTGCATGGCGACCCGGGCGCGCATATCGGGGCAGTGGCTGCTCAGCGCGTAGGTCAGCACCGTGGCTAGCTGCGCCTCCTCCTTGGTGGCCGCGAACACCGACACGGAGAGCGGGCCCTCCCAGCGCTCCAAAAGGCCCGACAGGTGCAGCAGGTTGTCCACGCTGGCGTGCGTGGCCAGGATCACATCATTGGGGTCCATGGTGGTCTTCAGTAGGCCCCTGTAGACGCGGTAGTCGCCACTGGCGTCCAGGACGCCCCCAGAGGCCAGAGCGGTGCGGAGCTGCGCCTTGACCTGGTCCACGGACCGCGGGGACGGGGGAAAGAACTCAAAATACTGGTCTTGCTCCTCCTGCCCATGTAGCCCGGACAACAGCGACAGGTAGAGCAGCTGCAGCATCGCCACCAGCATCAGCGCGGCCAGAAGCAGCTGGTAGAAGGCGCACCGGATGGCGTAGGACATCTGCATGGCTCTCGGGGCTCCAGGGCGCGCAGCGGGGACCACCGGGCCGCAGCCTTTGCCAGCCGCCGCAAGCCCGGATTTACCGCAGCCTGCCGAGCGCAGCCGAagcgagccgagccgagccgagccccGCGCAGCTTCCCCGCCGGAGAGGGCCTTGGGGCGCGCCAGCTCGCCCCCTGCGCGCGGGGAGGAGCTACTGCATCCCCCGCACGCCGCGGTCTGCGAACCCTGAACGTGCCCGCGGCCGCGCCTGCCGGGTTCCCAGGGATACTCACCCCTCCCTCCCGATCAGTGTGCGACCCCCCGGACCAGGCGCTTTCTGAAACACCCGTGCACTCGCCCACGCCTTAGGGCCGGGAAACCGTGGCAGAGCTCTCGGTCGCGGCTTGGTGAAGGATGGCGCGGGTTCGCGGCTGCGGCCGGCGGGAAGAAACACACAAAGTCGTTTTCCTTCCGCTGTCTCTCCCTCCGCCAGGTCCTAGGAAATCCACACCGaagatgggggctgggggtggggcggaaACTGCGGAGAAGATGAGAGATAAGAGTATGTGGAAAAGT
The genomic region above belongs to Neovison vison isolate M4711 chromosome 7, ASM_NN_V1, whole genome shotgun sequence and contains:
- the B4GAT1 gene encoding beta-1,4-glucuronyltransferase 1, with amino-acid sequence MQMSYAIRCAFYQLLLAALMLVAMLQLLYLSLLSGLHGQEEQDQYFEFFPPSPRSVDQVKAQLRTALASGGVLDASGDYRVYRGLLKTTMDPNDVILATHASVDNLLHLSGLLERWEGPLSVSVFAATKEEAQLATVLTYALSSHCPDMRARVAMHLVCPSRYEAAVPDPREPGEFALLRSCQEVFDKLARVAQPGINYALGTNVSYPNNLLRNLAREGANYALVIDVDMVPSEGLWRGLREMLDQSKQWAGTALVVPAFEIRRARRMPTNKNELLQLYQVGEVRPFYYGLCTPCQAPTNYSRWVNLPEESLLRPAYVVPWQDPWEPFYVAGGKVPTFDERFRQYGFNRISQACELHVAGFDFEVLNEGFLVHKGFKEALKFHPQKEAENQHNKILYRQFKQELKAKYPDSPRHC